Proteins encoded in a region of the Streptomyces sp. PCS3-D2 genome:
- a CDS encoding NAD(P)/FAD-dependent oxidoreductase, producing the protein MTTAGAHDGALEHLKREGRIVIVGASLAGLRAAETMREKGFAGSLTLIGDEPHEPYDRPPLSKQVLLGNAVADHTTLPRRRAIDADWRLGVPATGLDMAARRVRLGNGDEVEYDRLLIATGVRARPWPNAEEASLDGVFVLRTRDDAVGLQRALTDSPRRVVVIGAGFTGSEIASACRERGLNVTVAERGSAPLVGALGGVIGEVAAEMHREHEVDLRTGVMVTALEGDPSGRVRAAHLSDGATVEADVVVVSLGAQRNTEWLAGSGLGAGPRGIACDAGCRAFDVRGIVTDDIYVAGDVARSPHALFGYQFLSLEHWGNAVAQADTAAHNMLSVSADRRPHLWVPAFWSSQFGVNIKSVGVPPMGTEIMITQGSPAERRFAAVYGYQGRVIAAVTFDNCRWLPFYEHQIESTAPFPPPFSTVDRRPEGNKPVPADFPDPSVPTHGPTITLSGYSPADRKMTFTPGR; encoded by the coding sequence GTGACCACTGCCGGCGCACACGACGGCGCCCTGGAGCACCTCAAGCGCGAAGGCCGCATCGTCATCGTCGGCGCTTCGCTCGCGGGGCTCCGGGCCGCCGAGACCATGCGGGAGAAGGGGTTCGCCGGTTCGCTCACGCTGATCGGCGACGAACCCCACGAGCCCTACGACCGGCCCCCGCTGTCCAAGCAGGTCCTGCTGGGCAACGCGGTGGCGGACCACACGACGCTCCCCCGCCGCCGGGCGATCGACGCCGACTGGCGGCTCGGAGTGCCCGCGACGGGCCTGGACATGGCCGCCCGCCGGGTCCGGCTCGGCAACGGCGACGAGGTCGAGTACGACCGACTGCTGATCGCCACCGGCGTGCGCGCCCGGCCCTGGCCCAACGCGGAGGAAGCCTCCCTCGACGGGGTCTTCGTCCTGCGCACCCGCGACGACGCCGTGGGACTGCAGCGCGCCCTCACCGACAGCCCACGCCGGGTGGTCGTCATCGGAGCCGGGTTCACCGGGTCCGAGATCGCCTCCGCCTGCCGGGAACGCGGTCTGAACGTGACCGTCGCCGAACGGGGCTCCGCTCCGCTCGTCGGCGCGCTCGGCGGGGTGATCGGCGAGGTGGCGGCCGAGATGCACCGCGAGCACGAGGTCGACCTGCGCACCGGTGTCATGGTCACCGCCCTGGAGGGCGACCCCTCCGGGCGGGTCCGCGCCGCCCACCTGTCCGACGGCGCCACCGTCGAGGCGGACGTGGTGGTCGTCTCCCTCGGTGCGCAGCGCAACACCGAGTGGCTCGCCGGTTCCGGACTGGGCGCCGGCCCCCGGGGCATCGCCTGCGACGCGGGCTGCCGGGCCTTCGACGTCCGGGGCATCGTCACCGACGACATCTACGTGGCGGGAGACGTGGCACGTTCCCCGCACGCCCTGTTCGGCTACCAGTTCCTGTCCCTGGAGCACTGGGGCAACGCCGTCGCACAGGCCGACACCGCCGCGCACAACATGCTCAGCGTGAGCGCGGACCGCCGCCCCCACCTGTGGGTGCCGGCCTTCTGGTCCTCGCAGTTCGGCGTGAACATCAAGTCGGTCGGGGTGCCGCCGATGGGCACCGAGATCATGATCACGCAGGGCTCGCCCGCCGAGCGCCGGTTCGCGGCCGTCTACGGCTACCAGGGGCGGGTGATCGCGGCCGTGACCTTCGACAACTGCCGCTGGCTCCCGTTCTACGAGCACCAGATCGAAAGCACCGCGCCGTTCCCGCCGCCGTTCTCCACGGTGGACCGCAGGCCGGAGGGGAACAAGCCGGTACCGGCGGACTTCCCCGACCCCTCGGTGCCGACCCACGGACCGACCATCACCCTCAGCGGCTACTCGCCGGCCGACCGCAAGATGACCTTCACCCCCGGGCGCTGA
- a CDS encoding ferredoxin gives MRLVVDLNRCQGYAQCAFLAPDVFAMHGDESLLYNPEAPPEQREDVLRAVAACPVQAILLELTDEDMANMPAADAAGSSAPSGGPR, from the coding sequence ATGAGGCTTGTCGTCGACCTGAACCGCTGTCAGGGATACGCCCAGTGCGCCTTCCTCGCTCCGGACGTCTTCGCCATGCACGGCGACGAGTCGCTCCTCTACAACCCGGAGGCACCGCCCGAGCAGCGTGAGGACGTACTGCGCGCCGTGGCCGCGTGCCCGGTCCAGGCCATCCTCCTCGAACTCACGGACGAGGACATGGCGAACATGCCGGCCGCGGACGCCGCCGGTTCCAGCGCTCCCTCCGGAGGCCCGCGGTGA
- a CDS encoding cytochrome P450, which yields MTQALLREIIDYANRADPYPLYEELRKTPVSHDGDGPYVVSTYYEIRSLLHDPRISSDARNLKATGDDPLGQSADEEGADLPPSFLRLDPPDHDRLRRITNRPFGPPHAPRRVHDMRAELHGLVDGLIDGIGTSGTLDRVDLVDQFAYPFPVSVICRLLGVPREDEPRFHVWADTLAASLDPDPDGDPGQRAKSMTDTRMELGMYLAGLIEERRKNPGDDMLSQLATSDGPDGAMTTMEALSTSALLLIAGHETTVNLITNGMLTLLRHPDVLQRLREDPALSVPIVEELLRYEPPVQLVPQRSTLCDIEVAGVSIPKGASLWLVLASGNRDPKRFENPDRFDPDRKDNQHLGLGSGIHSCFGAPLARQEAQLALSALARRLDNPRLLEDPPPYRQNAVLRGPRHLPIACDGILPKAA from the coding sequence ATGACACAAGCACTGCTGCGGGAGATCATCGACTACGCGAACCGGGCCGACCCGTATCCGCTCTACGAAGAGCTCCGCAAGACCCCGGTGTCCCACGATGGGGACGGTCCGTACGTGGTCAGCACCTACTACGAGATCCGGAGCCTGCTGCACGACCCGAGGATCAGCTCGGACGCACGCAACCTGAAGGCCACCGGTGACGATCCGCTGGGACAGTCGGCCGACGAGGAGGGGGCGGACCTGCCGCCCTCCTTCCTCAGGCTCGACCCGCCGGACCACGACCGCCTGCGGAGGATCACCAACCGTCCGTTCGGGCCGCCGCACGCCCCGCGCCGGGTGCACGACATGCGCGCCGAACTCCACGGCCTCGTGGACGGTCTCATCGACGGCATCGGCACCTCCGGGACGCTGGACCGGGTCGACCTGGTCGACCAGTTCGCGTACCCGTTCCCGGTTTCGGTGATCTGCCGGCTGCTCGGAGTCCCGCGCGAGGACGAACCGCGCTTCCACGTCTGGGCGGACACCCTGGCCGCCAGCCTGGACCCCGATCCGGACGGGGACCCCGGCCAGCGGGCCAAGAGCATGACGGATACCCGCATGGAGCTGGGCATGTACCTGGCCGGGCTGATCGAGGAGCGGCGCAAGAACCCCGGCGACGACATGCTGTCCCAGCTGGCGACCTCGGACGGCCCGGACGGCGCGATGACCACGATGGAGGCGCTCAGCACCTCCGCGCTGCTGCTGATCGCCGGTCACGAGACCACGGTCAACCTGATCACGAACGGGATGCTGACCCTGCTGCGCCACCCGGACGTCCTGCAGCGGCTGCGCGAGGACCCCGCCCTGTCGGTCCCGATCGTGGAAGAGCTCCTGCGGTACGAGCCGCCGGTGCAGCTCGTACCGCAGCGCTCCACGCTCTGCGACATCGAGGTCGCGGGGGTCTCCATTCCCAAGGGCGCCTCACTGTGGCTGGTCCTGGCGTCCGGCAACCGCGACCCGAAGCGCTTCGAGAACCCCGACCGCTTCGACCCCGACCGCAAGGACAACCAGCACCTCGGCCTCGGCAGCGGCATCCACAGCTGCTTCGGCGCCCCGCTGGCCCGGCAGGAGGCGCAGCTGGCACTGAGCGCGCTGGCCCGCCGACTGGACAACCCCAGGCTGCTGGAGGACCCGCCCCCGTACCGCCAGAACGCGGTGCTCCGCGGACCCCGGCACCTGCCCATCGCCTGCGACGGCATCCTGCCGAAGGCGGCCTGA
- a CDS encoding ABC transporter ATP-binding protein, with amino-acid sequence MTLLQLEGVSVRFGERAVVDTVDLTVDEHETVCVLGPSGSGKSTLLRVVAGLQQVSGGRVLLDGADQAAVPVHRRGVGLMFQDHQLFPHRDVGANVSFGLRMRGGGRAGGRRTYPDRVAELLELVGLPGAQGRAVASLSGGEQQRVALARALAPSPRLLMLDEPLGQLDRGLRERLVVELRGLFSRLGTTVLAVTHDQGEAFALADRVVVMRDGRIAQAGTPLEVWQRPASEFVARFLGFENVVAATVTGAVAATAWGRVPVPAGSPEGEQRLLVRPAGVVLREEAGLSCEVVSRTFRGTHVGLRLRPGSGPVLEAECGLAGAPAVGDRVAVAFTPAEVVVLPPGDR; translated from the coding sequence ATGACCCTGCTTCAGCTGGAAGGGGTGTCGGTCCGCTTCGGCGAGCGCGCGGTCGTCGACACCGTGGACTTGACGGTGGACGAGCACGAGACCGTGTGCGTGCTGGGTCCGAGCGGCAGCGGGAAGTCCACACTGCTGCGGGTGGTGGCCGGGCTCCAGCAGGTGTCCGGGGGACGCGTGCTGCTGGACGGGGCCGACCAGGCCGCCGTACCCGTGCACCGGCGCGGCGTGGGCCTGATGTTCCAGGACCACCAGCTCTTCCCGCACCGCGATGTCGGCGCGAACGTCTCCTTCGGCCTGCGGATGCGCGGCGGCGGCCGTGCCGGGGGCCGCCGGACGTACCCCGACCGGGTCGCCGAACTGCTCGAACTGGTGGGGCTCCCCGGGGCACAGGGCCGCGCCGTGGCCTCCTTGTCCGGGGGAGAGCAGCAGCGGGTGGCGCTGGCCCGGGCCCTGGCGCCCTCGCCGCGGCTGTTGATGCTCGACGAACCGCTCGGCCAGCTGGACCGGGGGCTGCGGGAGCGGCTCGTGGTCGAGCTGCGGGGGCTGTTCTCACGGCTGGGCACGACGGTCCTGGCCGTCACGCACGACCAGGGGGAGGCCTTCGCGCTGGCCGACCGGGTGGTGGTGATGCGGGATGGCCGGATCGCTCAGGCCGGAACGCCGCTTGAGGTGTGGCAGCGGCCCGCCTCGGAGTTCGTGGCACGCTTCCTGGGCTTCGAGAACGTGGTCGCGGCGACGGTGACGGGCGCGGTCGCCGCGACCGCGTGGGGCCGGGTCCCGGTCCCGGCCGGCTCCCCCGAAGGGGAACAGCGGCTGCTGGTCCGCCCGGCGGGAGTCGTGCTCCGCGAGGAGGCGGGCCTGAGCTGTGAGGTGGTGTCCCGGACCTTCCGCGGCACGCACGTCGGCCTGCGGCTGCGGCCGGGGAGCGGCCCGGTACTGGAGGCGGAGTGCGGACTGGCGGGGGCCCCGGCCGTCGGCGACCGGGTCGCCGTGGCCTTCACCCCCGCCGAGGTGGTCGTCCTCCCGCCGGGCGATCGGTAG